The stretch of DNA CAATAATTTTGAGCTTGGCCAGCAGCCAGTAACAATTAATAAAGGGTCTTATACTGTTCGTAAAACAGGAGTAAACTTAATAATGAATGATTGATTAGGGGTGATTTTCATATTTAGGAAAAACACAAAAAGGATACTTAGAACATTATTAACAAATCCAATATTAATTATTGGATACTGGATTTTTTGCTTTGAGTTAGCTTCATTATGTATGTATGGAAGAATTAATAATAATATTTATTTTTTATTATTATGTATCGTACTTTTAATATCTATCATTGTATTTACTACAATTAGAATTATAAAAGATAGAGAATATGACTCTAAAAAATCAAATACATGGCAATATATTTCTATAATAATTATGGTGGCAATAACATTATTTTATGGAGTAGAGATTTATAAAAGTGCAACAAATTATGGTGGCAAACTTGCGTGGACTATAGAAAGAATAAAAAATGAAAGATCAGTTAAATTTGAACATAATAATATATATGAATATGGAGTAGAAGGTATATTTGAAGATATAAATAAGGAATATACTTTGCCAAAGAAATTATATATGGCAAGTGATTTTAAGCTTACATTTAATTCAGATGGAACAATCACATCTTTTGATACATTTGTTTATGGGAAAAATGAGGATGGGAAAGAGGAAACTTACTTAATATCTTATGATGTAAATAAATCACAGGATATTACTGTATGGCTAAATGGATATGCAGGTGCCGATTATGATGAGGATAAACTATTAGAACCTCTAATTAAAACGGTTAACGCTATTCCAGTTCAGCAAACCGTTAGTAAGTGGAAGGAAAGTAAATATGGATTAGTTTATTATGGAAAACGAAATTGGGGATATAACACAGAGGGAATTATTAATATTAATGAGGAAGGTAAGGAGCATCATCTTGAAGAAGAAAGTTCTGAAATAATTGGGTATACGGTATCTATATTTGTCCCTGGAAAAGAGAAAGAGATCATACCAGCTAGATATCACTTAATAGGTGACCCAAGTTGGAGTAAACCAAAGACTACGCCAAATCAAGATAGTTCTAAAGAGAAGCAACAAGAGTTAACGAATAACAATGAACAGTTTTTCTTATCAAAAGAAGTTGGTTATAGACTAAATTTTGTAGACAAAGCATTAGGAAGTAGTTTTTATTCACTAAGCATGACTGTTGATGGGGGTGAAAATTGGGAAGTTATAAATGAGGATCCATTCAATGGAACAATTGGTGGGCCATCAGGAATAACTTTTATTAATAATCAACTTGGATTTTTAGGAGCAACCAGACCTTCTGGTACTGAGGGCGAGTTATATCGTACAGATGATGGGGGAATATCATTTACAAAGGTAAATTATACACCCCGTGAAGTAAAATTAGATAGTGGACAGTCTATAAGTCCTTTCGATTCTCCAGGTATGCCTTATGAGAAAGATGGAGTTTTTAATATGTTAGTCGGGCAAGGAGCAGACGGAGATTACAATGGTAATAGTAGTGCACTTTATCGATCAAAAGATAATGGAGAAACATGGGAATATTTAAAAGAAGTTAAAAAGTAGTTAGTATTAAATAAATAATTATATATTGAAAAACCTCCGTTGCAGGTTTAACGGTGAACCGCATCATAAGTACGTGAGGTTTTCTAATATGACCACATAATAATTAG from Cytobacillus dafuensis encodes:
- a CDS encoding WD40/YVTN/BNR-like repeat-containing protein, translating into MIFIFRKNTKRILRTLLTNPILIIGYWIFCFELASLCMYGRINNNIYFLLLCIVLLISIIVFTTIRIIKDREYDSKKSNTWQYISIIIMVAITLFYGVEIYKSATNYGGKLAWTIERIKNERSVKFEHNNIYEYGVEGIFEDINKEYTLPKKLYMASDFKLTFNSDGTITSFDTFVYGKNEDGKEETYLISYDVNKSQDITVWLNGYAGADYDEDKLLEPLIKTVNAIPVQQTVSKWKESKYGLVYYGKRNWGYNTEGIININEEGKEHHLEEESSEIIGYTVSIFVPGKEKEIIPARYHLIGDPSWSKPKTTPNQDSSKEKQQELTNNNEQFFLSKEVGYRLNFVDKALGSSFYSLSMTVDGGENWEVINEDPFNGTIGGPSGITFINNQLGFLGATRPSGTEGELYRTDDGGISFTKVNYTPREVKLDSGQSISPFDSPGMPYEKDGVFNMLVGQGADGDYNGNSSALYRSKDNGETWEYLKEVKK